The sequence GCGCTCCGCTGCTCCGCGGACGACGCGCCCGGCCTGATCCGCTCCCTTGCCCGTGCGGGCGGTGGCGGCAACGTGACCGTTCCCCACAAGCAGGTGGCCGCGCGCGCCGTGGACGTGGCCAGCGACCGCGTCGTCCGAACCGGGGCGTGCAACGCGTTCTGGCTCGCGGACGGCAGGGTGCACGGCGACAACACCGACGTCGCGGGGGTGGATGGGGCCGTCCGCGCGCTCCTGGGCTGCTCGCCTGCGGGTGCGTCCGTGCTCCTGCTGGGCGCGGGCGGCGCCGCGAGCGCGGCCGTCTGCGCGCTGGCGGATGCGGGAGTTGAGCGGATCTTCATCGTCAACCGCACCCCGGAGCGCTCGTCCGAGTTGGCGGAGCGATTCCGCACGCCCAGCGTGCGCATCGATACTGCCTCATCCGCGGACGATCTGCGGGGCGGGCGCTTCGACCTGGCGATCAACAGCACGTCGCTGGGGCTGAAGCCGGGTGATCCACTCCCGCTGCATCCGCAGGCGTCCACTTTGACGATTGGCGTCGCGCTGGACCTGGTGTATTCGCCGAGCGAAACGCATTGGGTGCACGAAATGAGGGCTTGCGGCATCCCCGCCGCGGATGGCAAGGAGATGCTCATCCAGCAGGGCGCCGCCGCCTTCCGCCACTGGTTCGGCGTAGACGCACCCGTGGACGTAATGCGGGCGGCACTGCGGGAAACATCCAGGCAAGACGCGTCGTAGTGGCCTGCCGGTGCGCCGCCGAGCGCTCGGCAACAGAGTCATGGATGGAACGATGAGTAGGGAAGCCGGAACCTCCGATCCAGTGCGCCCCGACGGGGGGTTGCAGACCCGCGCGGCGATCATCATCGCGGTGTGCGCGACGACCGCCCCGATGCTGGCGGCCGGCGTGTGGGGCGAGTCCCTGGGCCTGCCGACGGCCATCGGCGTGCTCCTGGTGGCCGTGGGGCTGATCGGGGGCGCGTGGGTGATGCTTAGGGGAACGGAGCCGTTCCGCCGGCAGGAACTGCGGGAGAACGTCGGAAGACCGGCTCCTGCAATCACCCCGCGGTTCGTCCTGGCGCTGCTCGGGCCGATGCTGCTGGTCCCCATCGTGTGGCATTACACG is a genomic window of Longimicrobium sp. containing:
- the aroE gene encoding shikimate dehydrogenase; translation: MTTTAATRLFALLGDPVGHSLSPVFQNAAIRHLGLDAVYVALRCSADDAPGLIRSLARAGGGGNVTVPHKQVAARAVDVASDRVVRTGACNAFWLADGRVHGDNTDVAGVDGAVRALLGCSPAGASVLLLGAGGAASAAVCALADAGVERIFIVNRTPERSSELAERFRTPSVRIDTASSADDLRGGRFDLAINSTSLGLKPGDPLPLHPQASTLTIGVALDLVYSPSETHWVHEMRACGIPAADGKEMLIQQGAAAFRHWFGVDAPVDVMRAALRETSRQDAS